One region of Dysidea avara chromosome 1, odDysAvar1.4, whole genome shotgun sequence genomic DNA includes:
- the LOC136241103 gene encoding fibronectin-like, whose translation MLVQFNAIGGIPDAITHLAIPSNLITSNSFVAQWSEPPSDVVCGPVQYIVTVSTGGIVISNVTINGTEYTATGLCSSTSYKVNVSADNIAGNSIPTTIRIMTIPTVSPITVPSIIKIQPLTSTTFTIDWIPSDPNYNYTVIWTNLHTGVMYNRTVPGNTNSYIVTGLSGDVNYDVSVAAVNRCGIMVNSDPVTVYDAPNKPQFVYCVSYQEQPALQIFSQVTVDYPRMSLTLQFSTTYQTGAPTVMDATCSDIQNNIQYNCTAEFIVDIIPSVEIIQSVNVTVSSPYGSNCSVMEVEERSSSSYDYPTQKIIIYDLTSGTRYNYCVTGVSVSNDEIVDVGEPICGSFTTSASRSENDDNEFIC comes from the exons ATGCTTGTACAATTTAATGCAATAGGTGGTATACCAGATGCAATAACACACCTAGCCATTCCATCTAATTTGATTACTTCAAATTCATTTGTGGCTCAATGGTCTGAACCACCCAGTGATGTAGTGTGTGGTCCAGTCCAGTATATAGTAACTGTGTCCACAGgaggaatagtgatcagtaatgTTACTATTAATGGCACTGAATACACTGCTACTGGATTATGTAGTAGCACTTCATACAAGGTTAATGTATCTGCTGATAACATTGCAGGAAATAGCATCCCTACTACAATTAGAATAATGACTATTCCAACAG TTTCACCTATTACTGTTCCATCCATTATTAAAATCCAACCATTGACCAGTACAACATTCACTATCGACTGGATACCATCAGATCCCAACTACAACTATACAGTAATATGGACTAACCTACATACTGGTGTGATGTACAACAGGACAGTTCCAGGGAATACAAACAGTTACATTGTAACAGGATTGAGTGGTGATGTAAACTATGATGTGAGTGTAGCTGCTGTGAACAGGTGTGGAATAATGGTGAATAGTGATCCTGTCACTGTGTATG ATGCTCCCAACAAACCACAATTTGTGTACTGTGTCTCTTACCAAGAACAACCAGCACTACAGATATTTTCTCAG GTTACAGTGGATTATCCAAGGATGTCTTTGACATTACAGTTCTCGACAACTTACCAAACTGGTGCTCCCACAGTAATGGATGCAACATGTAGTGACATACagaataatatacagtacaattgtaCTGCAGAATTTATTGTTGACATAATTCCTTCAGTTGAGATAATACAATCAGTGAATGTTACAGTCAGTAGTCCCTATGGTAGTAACTGTTCAGTGATGGAGGTTGAGGAAA GATCATCCAGCAGTTATGATTATCCAACACAGAAGATCATAATATATGACTTAACCAGTGGTACCagatataattattgtgtaacTGGTGTGAGTGTTAGCAATGATGAAATAGTGGATGTTGGGGAGCCAATATGTGGTAGTTTTACAACTAGTGCATCAAGAAGTGAAAATGATG ATAATGAGTTTATTTGCTAG